In the Schistocerca gregaria isolate iqSchGreg1 chromosome 6, iqSchGreg1.2, whole genome shotgun sequence genome, one interval contains:
- the LOC126277911 gene encoding zinc finger protein rotund-like, translated as MQRPQSADTVQARDTKRYKCTQCSKAFANSSYLTQHTRIHLGIKPYLCEICQRSFTQLSHLQQHIRTHTGDKPYKCPEPGCSKAFSQLSNLHSHSRCHQTDKPFKCNSCHKCFADEPSLIEHIPRHKESKHLKTHICQYCGKSYTQEVHLAKHMQKHADRTDKIPPLSSAEPNVPAHPQGSEADGYSAIDLQTYWAKVSPDFSNVLSEAAARENMALRQMNNSPFTEQRSAASQLRDLLEQGVTHQPQDEDTDRSGNNGESADDVGENLVTKDHSPRDAISTVRLPVQTSESQQCSVSVPNPTSVYSISRSETFASSNLPPFQTVSGLMHVNHLTQHNQHVNPASQVMTSAPQYLSYVAVPLPQHGAFPSTVSQFPLSAGVVSDAPKPTSNTFPNQLISLQQIKNYAQQPLSSSLSSERLLGIKEEID; from the coding sequence AGGCCTCAAAGTGCAGATACTGTCCAGGCACGTGACACGAAAAGATATAAGTGCACACAATGTTCCAAAGCATTTGCAAACAGCTCATACCTCACACAGCATACTAGAATTCATTTGGGTATCAAGCCATACCTGTGTGAAATATGTCAGAGAAGCTTCACTCAACTCTCCCATTTGCAGCAGCACATCCGTACCCACACAGGTGACAAACCGTATAAATGTCCTGAGCCAGGCTGCAGCAAGGCTTTCTCTCAGCTGAGTAATCTTCACAGTCACTCTCGTTGCCACCAGACGGATAAGCCTTTCAAATGCAACTCTTGCCATAAATGTTTTGCAGATGAGCCCTCCCTCATAGAACATATTCCCAGACACAAGGAGTCTAAACACTTGAAGACCCATATTTGCCAATATTGTGGGAAGTCATACACACAGGAAGTGCATTTGGCAAAGCATATGCAGAAACATGCAGATAGGACAGACAAGATACCACCTTTATCAAGTGCTGAACCAAATGTTCCAGCTCATCCACAAGGTAGTGAAGCAGACGGCTATTCGGCTATTGACCTTCAGACATATTGGGCCAAGGTATCTCCAGATTTCAGTAATGTTTTGTCCGAGGCTGCTGCACGGGAAAATATGGCCTTGCGACAGATGAATAATTCCCCATTTACAGAGCAGCGATCTGCAGCATCCCAACTTCGTGACCTCCTTGAGCAAGGCGTGACACACCAGCCACAGGATGAAGACACTGATCGCAGTGGAAACAATGGAGAGAGTGCTGATGATGTGGGTGAAAATCTGGTCACGAAAGATCATAGCCCCAGAGATGCTATAAGTACAGTTAGGCTACCAGTGCAGACATCTGAATCTCAACAGTGTTCGGTATCTGTTCCTAATCCTACTTCTGTTTATTCCATCTCTCGGAGTGAAACTTTCGCATCTTCAAATCTTCCCCCATTCCAGACTGTAAGCGGGCTCATGCACGTTAATCACCTTACCCAGCACAACCAGCATGTGAATCCTGCCTCACAGGTAATGACGTCTGCTCCACAGTATCTGTCTTATGTAGCTGTTCCTTTGCCTCAGCATGGTGCGTTTCCGTCAACAGTAAGTCAATTTCCATTGTCAGCTGGTGTTGTGTCTGATGCTCCAAAACCCACATCCAACACATTTCCTAATCAACTTATCTCTTTGCAACAAATTAAAAACTATGCCCAGCAACCCCTCTCTTCATCTCTATCAAGTGAACGTCTTTTGGGCATTAAGGAAGAAATTGATTAG